Proteins encoded together in one bacterium window:
- a CDS encoding tRNA (N(6)-L-threonylcarbamoyladenosine(37)-C(2))-methylthiotransferase, producing the protein MKNKLLQENSTLTPPSNKPLLAGQTVSFETYGCSANHADTRLMEHYAETSGLHLVTAEKDSDVVVLNTCTVKGPTQTAIEKRIRELESIGKTVVVAGCLSQADPQNELFKNKSLIGPDTLDSLPEAISGSLQGSPIQITKRKKSPLPLVVRDEPPSSPFILSISQGCLSSCSFCMTKLARGNLRSHSIRHLRDTAQEAIARGHREIYLTSQDTSAYGIDIGVTLADLLSALIEIKGRFKIRIGMANPQHFHKFEDSLWKLLESEKLYRFLHIPLQSGSNTVLDHMRREHTAEDYLSLVTKGRSFFPDLTIATDIICGYPTETEEDHQATQSALLHSMPDVVNISRFWPRPKTRAAALTPLSGSLVKARSSETTKLFRRISRSRNRFWLDTQGQILVTEIQHDTARGGRRLIGRNSSYKQVIVVPSREQTFPAIGESISCTINDYGTFDLRSF; encoded by the coding sequence ATGAAGAACAAATTATTACAAGAAAACAGCACCCTAACTCCACCGAGCAATAAGCCTCTCCTGGCAGGGCAGACCGTCTCATTCGAGACCTATGGATGCAGTGCCAACCACGCTGATACCCGCCTGATGGAGCACTATGCTGAGACCTCAGGACTACACCTCGTAACTGCCGAAAAAGACAGTGATGTTGTCGTCTTAAACACCTGTACCGTGAAAGGGCCCACTCAAACTGCGATAGAGAAGAGGATTCGTGAATTAGAGTCTATCGGCAAAACAGTTGTCGTTGCGGGATGCCTCTCTCAAGCTGACCCTCAAAACGAATTGTTTAAGAATAAATCGCTGATTGGACCCGACACCCTCGATTCGCTACCAGAGGCTATCTCAGGAAGTCTCCAGGGGTCCCCAATTCAGATCACGAAGAGAAAAAAATCACCTCTTCCTCTCGTAGTTCGAGATGAACCTCCGAGCTCACCCTTTATATTAAGCATCTCTCAGGGATGCCTGAGTTCATGTTCCTTCTGTATGACGAAACTTGCACGGGGCAATCTTCGTTCACATTCAATTCGTCATTTGAGGGACACTGCGCAGGAAGCGATCGCTCGTGGCCACCGTGAGATATATCTTACGTCACAAGACACATCTGCCTATGGAATAGACATTGGAGTTACGCTCGCCGATCTCCTCTCAGCACTTATCGAGATCAAAGGACGGTTTAAAATTCGGATTGGGATGGCGAACCCTCAACATTTTCATAAATTTGAGGATTCGTTATGGAAGCTTCTGGAATCTGAGAAGCTCTATCGTTTCCTCCATATTCCCCTGCAAAGTGGCAGCAATACCGTGCTTGACCATATGCGCAGGGAACATACTGCCGAAGATTACCTCTCACTTGTAACCAAAGGTCGTTCTTTTTTTCCAGATCTCACGATTGCAACAGATATCATTTGTGGATATCCGACTGAAACGGAAGAAGATCATCAAGCGACACAGTCCGCCTTGCTTCACAGTATGCCAGATGTCGTGAACATATCTCGATTTTGGCCACGCCCCAAAACGAGAGCAGCTGCCCTCACCCCGCTTTCTGGCTCACTGGTGAAAGCTCGCTCCTCTGAGACAACAAAACTCTTTCGTCGAATTAGTCGCTCAAGAAATCGCTTCTGGCTGGACACTCAGGGACAAATTCTTGTAACAGAAATCCAGCATGACACAGCGCGAGGTGGTAGAAGACTTATCGGAAGAAATAGTTCCTACAAACAGGTAATTGTTGTACCGAGCAGAGAGCAGACTTTTCCAGCGATTGGCGAATCGATATCCTGTACGATCAACGACTATGGGACGTTTGACCTACGGAGCTTCTAG
- a CDS encoding UPF0104 family protein, producing the protein MNWKLTLKLLITATLVTVIAQSVDLKASFQSLLQVPAGSILLVVMGYLLGQVISAIKWRMLAQAGGIITSTMESLKAYFIGMFMNCFGLGMVGGDVIRGMLISGKGGSRTLGVTSVVADRAHGLAVLAGVGGLSALIFRPDFLDSYLIAMLIFIGLGVGTGWILAPLLVSRIFSVESKLGKKLVQLTGMLSRDSRVLFRVSVLSLLFHLLQISLHWFMADALGASIPFLYILTTVPFINILGSLPISWNGVGVREAGYIFFFTQQHPFLSQEQAVAMGALWLLAITISSAVGGTVALLSKDLNISLLRSDTLRNSSTAL; encoded by the coding sequence ATGAATTGGAAGCTCACCCTCAAATTACTCATAACTGCGACGCTTGTCACGGTTATCGCTCAGTCAGTTGATCTGAAGGCAAGTTTTCAGAGCCTGCTTCAGGTCCCCGCAGGGAGCATTCTTCTTGTTGTAATGGGATATCTGCTAGGACAGGTGATAAGTGCTATTAAGTGGCGGATGCTCGCTCAAGCTGGAGGAATCATCACTTCGACGATGGAATCCCTGAAAGCATATTTTATCGGCATGTTCATGAACTGCTTTGGGTTAGGAATGGTCGGAGGAGATGTCATCCGGGGGATGTTGATTTCAGGGAAGGGTGGCTCGCGGACGCTCGGTGTAACCTCTGTGGTAGCAGATCGAGCGCATGGACTCGCAGTGCTCGCAGGAGTGGGCGGTCTCTCGGCACTAATTTTTCGACCTGACTTCTTGGATTCTTATCTGATTGCCATGTTGATTTTTATCGGGCTTGGCGTTGGAACTGGCTGGATTCTTGCTCCGCTTTTAGTAAGTCGAATTTTTTCAGTTGAATCGAAACTTGGGAAGAAGCTGGTTCAGTTGACTGGAATGCTGTCTCGAGACTCAAGGGTACTTTTTCGAGTTAGCGTGCTATCGCTTCTCTTTCATCTCTTGCAGATCTCCCTCCACTGGTTCATGGCGGATGCACTTGGAGCCTCGATCCCCTTTCTTTATATTTTAACAACCGTTCCATTTATTAATATCCTGGGTAGTCTTCCGATAAGTTGGAATGGAGTGGGAGTACGAGAGGCCGGATACATCTTCTTTTTCACGCAGCAACATCCATTTCTTTCTCAAGAGCAAGCGGTAGCGATGGGTGCTCTTTGGCTGCTAGCAATTACCATTTCTAGTGCTGTCGGGGGTACCGTTGCCTTGCTATCGAAGGACTTGAATATATCCCTTCTTCGTTCTGATACCTTGCGAAATTCTTCTACTGCGCTGTAA